The DNA region ACGATGAGGGAGATTTTGCTTTTTCCGTACATGTGGTTCTCCTTGCTCCTTCAGATGGCGACTTCCATCTTGATGGCGGGGTCATGCTCGTAGCCGACGAGCTTGGTCATAGTGTGATCCCAATCGAAGATCGATGTCGATTCTCCGGTGGTGACGATGGTCGGCGGTTGATGTCGCTCGGGATCGCGAGAGAGCTGTTCGCGTGCACCTTCGAGATGGTTCTCGTAGATATGCACGTCGTTGAGATGTCCCACGAGTCTGCCGACCGGCATTCCGAGATCGCGCGCGATCAAATGCTGCAAGAGCGCGTAGGAGGCGATGTTGAAGGGGATGCCGAGCATCAGGTCGCAAGACCGCTGACTCCAGAGCAGGTTCAGCTTTCCACCGATGGTGGTGAGCTGAAAGCTCGTGTGGCAAGCGGGTAGCGCCATCATGTCGAGCTGACTTGGATTCCAAGCCATCACGATAACACGGCGATTCGACGGATCCCGGCGCATGGCGTCGATAGCGTTCTTGAGCTGATCGATGCCCATACCGGTATAGTCCGCCAGGTGGCCGTTGTATTCGGCATTCCAATGTCTCCATTGAAAGCCGTAGACAGGGCCGAGGTCACGTTCGTTGAGTTGGAACGCGTCCTTCTCCTTCTTCATCCTGTCCGCCTTGAGTTCGGGAGGAATGATGTCGGCTCGACACCATTGGTTCCAGATATAGCACTTGCGATTTTGATACCATTGCTTGTCGGTGATACCGTTAATGAATCCTTCGAGTTCTACAGCCATCGACTCAAAGAACAGCTTCTTGGTGGTGATGGCGGGAAACCCGAGCGAAGCATCGCAGGTGAAGCTCGCGCCGGCGATTTTGACGGCGCTAACTCCTGTCCGATTGGGCTCCAGGGAGCCGGTATTGAGTACGTCCTCGATGATGCGATGATATTCGGATGTTGGAGTGGTCACTGGTAGCTCCTTGGTTTTCTAATGTCCGTTCCGGCCAGCATGGCTAGATCGCAACGACCTTAGCGATTTGTCGCTCTCGAGGCAAGTCGAGTCTTGACCCAGTCTTTTGTCTATGTGATCCACGCGGTATGATGCTCAAATATATGCCATCTCTTATTATTGGTCTTGTAGGCCCAGCTGGATGCGGCAAAGGTACAGTTGCCGACATTTTACAAAAAGAACACGGTGCTGGTTATGTTCGTTTTAGTGCCATTCTTAGTACTATTTTAGAAGCTTTAGCACTCGATAAGTCGCGTGATGAGTTTGTTCGTCTTTCGGAGGTATTACGAAAAGAATTTGGTGAAGACATCTTGTCTCATGCTGTTGTTCGTCAAACGCTACTGTCTGACAAAGAGATTGTTGTTGTGGATGGTATTCGCCGATTAGAAGATATTATGGCATTTGAGCCTTTACCTCAGTTTGTTTTGATAGGTGTTGATGCCCCAGCAGAAATCCGCTTTGAACGTATGAAAAAACGCGGTGAAAAGGCAACTGAGTCTGATATGACATGGGAGCAGTTTCAACGAGAAGAGCAAGCGCCCACGGAGACTACGATCCCTGCTGTCATGAAACGAGCTACTATCACACTTGATAATTCAGGCACGCAAGAAGAGTTGGTAAAAAAGATCGAAGCATTTCTACAAACGTTAAAATAAGAAAGACCCTGCGCCATATGGTGCAGGGTTTTGTATTTCTCTTGCGAGAAACGTTCAGTTGAAGGTTATTGGCTTGATGCCAACGATGATGTTTTTCTTTGCATACGTGAGGTGCACGCACACATACTTTTTTTCGATCCCCGAAGGGAGCGAAAACTCGAATTCAGAAAGAAGTCGCTTATTGATACGCGTAATGATTTTACGCGTAGGTTTTTGTGCAGGGCAGCCAAAGGCGCCTTTACCAAAAGTGATCGGTTTCTCTACGCTCTTGTCGTAGTAACGAAACGGATGAAACTCCTCTGGAGATTCGAAGAGGTCAGGATCGTGATTGATGCCCATGGTGAAGACACCAATGAACCCCTTGTCAGGGAGTCTCCACGTCTTATCGCCAATCGTCACTTCTTGTGCGCTATCGGGATTGCGAATCACAGAAGAGATTGGATTGATACGAATCGTCTCTGTGAGGCAGTGCTCGAGAAGAGTCTGACGTTCGTTATCGGTTGACGCCGCGAACGCCTGGAGCACCTCGGTATTACCTAAGATGTCCACCATATTCCACATGCCGTAGGCACCGGGATAGGTCATGGCATTCCACACCGTCCACATCACGAACCACGGAAGATCGCGATCGTTGATAGGTGCATCATTGACGATAACCTTGCGCATCTCTTTGTAGAACCATGTCTGTTGGACCTCTGGGTCTTGCATGGCAGTACGAAGAAAAGTTTCGACGCGCTTAGTGGCACGGTATTTGCTATCAAGTCGACCACGAAGGATGGTCCCAGTGGTGTGCGGGATCTCAATACCATCGGCAATCTCGCGCATATCCTTACGGATAGTGCGAATCTTGACCCACAAATCCATACCAAGAATGGCGGCGCACGCAGCCTCGTGATAGAGCTCAACGAGTTCGGTGGTAAAGTTGATAGCCTCTTGATGACGCCATGTCTCGAGATAGGTCTCAAGCACGGCATCAATCGAGCTATCCATCTGCTGGACTCGATCCTTTGAGAAAAGGACATTGGCCATGAACTGACGTCCAGGAATCACGAGCTTCTGCACGTAGTCTGGATCATCTGATGTCTTATCAAACCAGTATCCCACCGTAGGGATTTTGGCGATAACAGCACCGATACGCATTCGGTCGGCTGGCTGCTTCATGAACCAGTCTTAAAAGGCGCGCGGTGAATAGGTCTTGTCTCCGAAGAGATACGTCAGGTCAAAAACACCTGCGTTCCAGATAGACACCGGACCATACTTTGCCGAGGTTTCTTTTGCGAGACCAACCGGATTGAAGATGATGTTGGGAATTCTGGATGCTGACAACACGCGATTGATGACACCTTGTCCTGGTGCAGCATAGTTGGGGGTAAGGACGACAGGAGTCGTTTGCTGATTCACGGGAACCTCTTTGTCTTTTGTTTTGACACATGATGACCTGTTTTTAAGTGCACGAACGTTTATCGTTTGCTTAGAAACATGTCATCGGCGAGGAGTATATCTTGTGAGTATTCGTCCTACAATCAAAATGGCATATTTTTTGTGGATAAATATTTTTCTTCAAAGAAAAAAAAGCAGCAAACATTTTGTTTGCTGCTAGGTCTTATCAAGTCATTTCGCAAATGTACGGAAGATTTTTATCGCTGTGTCGCTTGGCTCGAGATGAGGCTTCGGAAAGCGCTTCGTGGGTCCTTCGATAACAGATTTGTCTCGATAAAACTCACGAGTAGTGAGTCGTTTTGCCATCATTGAGAACCCATGACAGGCGATGTTTGGCAGCAGAGGCGCAGAAGCACGAACGTCTATGCGAATAGTCGTTTCTTTGTCGGCTATTGCCTCAGCTTCATACGATACGCGATAATTGATGCCAAGATCTTTGGTGTCAATTGTTGCTTGCCATCTCGTCTCACTTATTCTTGTTACGGTGTAGTGATAAACGATGGTGCGTTTTAAAAACCTACCATAACACAATGAGTAGACGGCGGTGTATTGATTGTCCTGGTACGAGCAGTGAATGAGCTTCGGGTTAGAGTAGTGACCATGAATTGGTTCAAAATGATCAAAGTCAACGTGATTTTCAAAGAACACCTGAGGTAAGCAGTTGATGACATGAGTTGGCATGATCACATCTCCTTTTCGGACGCGGGTAGCCTAGCACAAAAGAAATAGCCAAGGAATGAGAGTTCCTTGGCTAGATAGCTCAGCTTTCTCGAAAGAATTTTGCGAGCTTAATATCATCTTGAATGCCGTAATTTGAGTTGATGCCCGATCCATACATCGTCTCGGGTTCGCGCAGCATTTTTTCGTAGGCCATAATGCAGATCGGTTGCCCGTCTCGTAGGACGGTAGAGCTGCTATGTACTTCGACTTCAAGTACGGCAACATTGCCCTTGATTGAAGTGTCACCATCCGCACGCCAACCAAAACCAGGATCAAAGAATCCGGCAAAGTGCGTAAAGAGATTACCGATCGTCGCATTGTACTGCACCATTTCCGCTGCGTAGCAGGGTGGGATGCTGATGCGTTCTTTTGTCCCTAGGAGATAGAATTCTCCAGGCTTGAGTACGAGTTCATCGTTGGCTGGCCTG from Candidatus Nomurabacteria bacterium includes:
- a CDS encoding AAA family ATPase, whose amino-acid sequence is MPSLIIGLVGPAGCGKGTVADILQKEHGAGYVRFSAILSTILEALALDKSRDEFVRLSEVLRKEFGEDILSHAVVRQTLLSDKEIVVVDGIRRLEDIMAFEPLPQFVLIGVDAPAEIRFERMKKRGEKATESDMTWEQFQREEQAPTETTIPAVMKRATITLDNSGTQEELVKKIEAFLQTLK
- a CDS encoding cytochrome P450, which encodes MKQPADRMRIGAVIAKIPTVGYWFDKTSDDPDYVQKLVIPGRQFMANVLFSKDRVQQMDSSIDAVLETYLETWRHQEAINFTTELVELYHEAACAAILGMDLWVKIRTIRKDMREIADGIEIPHTTGTILRGRLDSKYRATKRVETFLRTAMQDPEVQQTWFYKEMRKVIVNDAPINDRDLPWFVMWTVWNAMTYPGAYGMWNMVDILGNTEVLQAFAASTDNERQTLLEHCLTETIRINPISSVIRNPDSAQEVTIGDKTWRLPDKGFIGVFTMGINHDPDLFESPEEFHPFRYYDKSVEKPITFGKGAFGCPAQKPTRKIITRINKRLLSEFEFSLPSGIEKKYVCVHLTYAKKNIIVGIKPITFN
- the thyA gene encoding thymidylate synthase gives rise to the protein MTTPTSEYHRIIEDVLNTGSLEPNRTGVSAVKIAGASFTCDASLGFPAITTKKLFFESMAVELEGFINGITDKQWYQNRKCYIWNQWCRADIIPPELKADRMKKEKDAFQLNERDLGPVYGFQWRHWNAEYNGHLADYTGMGIDQLKNAIDAMRRDPSNRRVIVMAWNPSQLDMMALPACHTSFQLTTIGGKLNLLWSQRSCDLMLGIPFNIASYALLQHLIARDLGMPVGRLVGHLNDVHIYENHLEGAREQLSRDPERHQPPTIVTTGESTSIFDWDHTMTKLVGYEHDPAIKMEVAI